Sequence from the Clostridium butyricum genome:
TTCCACCGCCAATTGCAACTTTGTCAGGATCTAAAACACAGCAAAGATTTATTATTTGTACTGCAAGTATTTTCGTAAAATCATCAAATACTTTTAACACATCTTCATCCCCATTATTAACATACTCAAATACCTTATAACCATTTACATCTTTTTCATCTAAACCTTTAACTTCAGCTACAGATTTTATCAATGCCGATGAACCACTCTTCATTGCCCACATATTATCAATATTTTCTGAATCATCTACATTAGTCCTTATAAAGCTAAATTCTCCTGCAAAGAAATTTTTTCCTTTATGTATTCTTTTAGCTTTTATAACACCTCCACCAACACCTGTTCCAATAACTATAACAATGCCATCATTACAATCTTTTAATGTCCCTTTCCATACTTCTGCTAAAGCTGCACATTTACCATCGTTTTCAATAGTTATATTAACAGGACATCTTTTTTGAAGAATTTTCACTATTTCTTTATTATTGTTATATAATAAGCTTCCTCCAGTATATGCGTATCCTTTCTCGCTATCAATAATCCCAGGCATACTTATAGCTATCCCAGATATTTCTTCTTTA
This genomic interval carries:
- a CDS encoding ROK family protein → MKRYLVLDIGGSSIKYSIMTENAEFLEKGNVTTPKEKLEEFVETIGCLYDKYKEEISGIAISMPGIIDSEKGYAYTGGSLLYNNNKEIVKILQKRCPVNITIENDGKCAALAEVWKGTLKDCNDGIVIVIGTGVGGGVIKAKRIHKGKNFFAGEFSFIRTNVDDSENIDNMWAMKSGSSALIKSVAEVKGLDEKDVNGYKVFEYVNNGDEDVLKVFDDFTKILAVQIINLCCVLDPDKVAIGGGISDQPLLIDYINKNLNNNYDKYTMFGELPRIQVEKCTFGNDSNLIGALYNYLTLKNNLAI